In one Aromatoleum aromaticum EbN1 genomic region, the following are encoded:
- the cobA gene encoding uroporphyrinogen-III C-methyltransferase, with product MSKNIGGFDPAVRGSDLPTRVARAGKVYLVGAGPGDPELLTLKAARLLAGAQAVVYDHLVGDGILELINPTARMIYAGKEAGHHALPQDQINHLLVQLARTGTNVVRLKGGDPFMFGRGGEEMEELLACGIECEIVPGITAACGIAACTGIPLTHRDHARSVIFTTGHLKDDTVNLDWPALARPKQTVVIYMGLAALEIICHQLMAHGLPADTPAAVIHAGTTDRQVIVADRIDRLVATARHAQLESPALIMIGSVVSLHSLAHDNRTFRELALTA from the coding sequence ATGAGCAAGAATATCGGCGGCTTCGATCCAGCGGTAAGGGGTAGCGATCTTCCGACGCGAGTCGCGCGGGCTGGCAAGGTGTATCTCGTCGGCGCCGGTCCCGGCGACCCGGAACTCCTCACGCTGAAAGCGGCACGCCTGCTGGCCGGCGCACAGGCAGTAGTCTACGACCACCTCGTCGGCGACGGCATTCTCGAACTGATCAACCCCACGGCGCGAATGATCTACGCCGGTAAGGAGGCGGGACATCACGCCCTTCCCCAGGATCAGATCAATCACCTGCTCGTCCAACTCGCGCGCACCGGCACCAACGTAGTCAGGCTAAAGGGCGGCGACCCGTTCATGTTCGGTCGCGGCGGCGAGGAGATGGAGGAACTGCTGGCCTGCGGCATCGAATGCGAGATCGTGCCCGGCATCACGGCGGCTTGCGGGATCGCAGCCTGTACAGGAATCCCGCTGACTCATCGCGACCACGCCCGCTCGGTGATCTTCACGACCGGACATCTCAAGGACGACACGGTCAACCTCGATTGGCCTGCCCTTGCACGACCGAAACAGACGGTCGTGATCTACATGGGGCTCGCGGCGCTCGAAATCATCTGCCACCAGTTGATGGCCCACGGCCTGCCTGCCGACACGCCCGCGGCCGTGATTCACGCTGGCACGACGGACCGGCAGGTCATCGTCGCTGATCGCATCGACCGCCTTGTCGCCACCGCACGCCACGCCCAGCTCGAATCGCCCGCACTGATCATGATCGGCTCGGTGGTGTCGCTCCACTCCCTCGCCCATGACAATCGCACATTCCGGGAACTCGCCCTCACGGCATGA
- a CDS encoding cytochrome D1 domain-containing protein — protein sequence MMSGSKVKRAALTVSVLLLSACASQQPVALRGTGDLGVVVERATGQLQVIETTHRRALAQVSGLGDLSHASVVFSRDSRYAYVFGRDGGLTKVDLLTATIANRVVQAGNAIGGAISQDGRILVAQNYEPGGIKAFDADTLELLADVPATYGLDGKRSKVVGLADLPGNRFVYSLFDANEIRVTDLSDPRHPKTERYPSGKQPYDALVTPDGRYYIAGLFGEDGLSMLDLWHPELGVRTILPGYGRGEQALPVYKMPHLRGWAVAAGRAYLPAIGRHEVLVVELGSWKEVGRIPVKSQPVFVMARPDGREVWVNFAFPDNGWVQVIDTVGNSVVDTLQPGRAILHMEFAPKGEEVWVSARDDNKVVIYGTAKRDKRAELPAASPSGIFFTSRAFRTGF from the coding sequence ATGATGTCCGGAAGCAAAGTGAAGCGTGCAGCATTGACTGTCTCGGTGCTCCTGCTGTCGGCGTGCGCTTCCCAACAGCCGGTCGCCTTGCGTGGTACCGGCGATCTCGGCGTCGTCGTCGAGCGCGCGACCGGACAGTTGCAGGTCATCGAGACGACGCATCGTCGGGCGCTCGCGCAGGTTTCGGGCCTCGGCGACCTGTCCCATGCATCGGTGGTGTTTTCACGGGACAGTCGTTATGCCTACGTCTTCGGCCGCGATGGGGGCCTGACGAAGGTGGATCTTCTCACGGCGACGATCGCGAACCGCGTGGTACAGGCCGGCAACGCGATCGGCGGCGCGATTTCCCAGGACGGACGCATCCTCGTCGCGCAGAACTACGAACCGGGCGGAATCAAGGCTTTCGACGCGGACACCCTGGAACTGCTCGCCGATGTGCCGGCCACCTACGGTCTCGATGGCAAGCGCTCGAAAGTCGTCGGGTTGGCCGACCTGCCGGGCAACCGTTTCGTCTATTCGCTGTTCGACGCGAACGAGATCCGGGTCACCGACCTCTCCGATCCGCGGCATCCGAAGACCGAGCGTTACCCATCCGGCAAGCAACCGTACGATGCGCTGGTGACGCCCGACGGGCGCTACTACATCGCCGGGCTGTTCGGCGAGGACGGTCTGTCGATGCTCGACCTGTGGCATCCCGAACTGGGCGTGCGCACGATCCTGCCGGGCTACGGCCGGGGCGAGCAGGCATTGCCGGTGTACAAGATGCCGCATCTGCGCGGCTGGGCCGTTGCCGCGGGACGCGCATACCTGCCGGCGATCGGCCGTCACGAAGTCCTGGTCGTCGAACTCGGCAGCTGGAAGGAGGTTGGGCGGATTCCGGTCAAGAGCCAGCCGGTGTTCGTGATGGCGAGGCCCGACGGCCGCGAAGTGTGGGTCAATTTCGCCTTCCCCGACAACGGCTGGGTCCAGGTGATCGATACAGTCGGAAACAGCGTCGTCGATACGCTGCAGCCCGGCCGGGCGATTCTTCACATGGAGTTTGCACCGAAAGGCGAGGAGGTCTGGGTGTCTGCGCGTGACGACAACAAGGTCGTGATCTACGGCACCGCGAAGCGCGACAAGCGCGCCGAACTCCCCGCCGCCAGCCCGAGCGGCATTTTCTTCACCAGCCGCGCCTTCCGGACAGGTTTTTAG
- a CDS encoding c-type cytochrome, whose product MFCRSILIAAFLPALVFPVHAQGIAPDDTRQSELVHMVRQDCGSCHGLTLQGGLGPALTPAALRGKPPEGLIATIVDGRPGTPMPSFRGLVDESEAAWVVERLVEGFPADGGPASTQQTAGTR is encoded by the coding sequence ATGTTCTGTCGAAGCATCTTGATCGCAGCTTTTCTTCCGGCGCTGGTTTTTCCGGTTCACGCCCAGGGCATTGCTCCCGACGACACACGACAGTCCGAGCTGGTCCATATGGTTCGCCAGGACTGTGGCTCATGTCACGGCCTGACCCTGCAGGGCGGCCTCGGTCCGGCCCTCACTCCGGCGGCGCTGCGGGGAAAACCTCCGGAGGGGCTGATCGCGACGATTGTCGATGGTCGGCCCGGTACGCCAATGCCGTCGTTTCGCGGCCTGGTCGATGAATCGGAGGCTGCCTGGGTCGTGGAACGGCTCGTCGAAGGCTTTCCCGCGGATGGTGGCCCGGCGTCCACCCAACAGACGGCGGGCACGCGGTGA